Proteins encoded by one window of Methylosinus sp. PW1:
- a CDS encoding Trm112 family protein gives MSDKSDKPAHEGEDASEATKVDPRLLEILVCPLTKSTLEYDSERQELISRSARLAYPIRDGIPIMLPEEARPVD, from the coding sequence ATGAGCGACAAATCCGATAAGCCCGCGCATGAGGGCGAGGACGCATCCGAGGCGACGAAGGTCGATCCGCGCCTGCTCGAGATTCTGGTCTGCCCGCTCACCAAATCGACGCTCGAATATGATTCCGAGCGCCAGGAGCTGATCTCCCGCTCCGCCCGGCTCGCCTATCCGATCCGCGACGGCATTCCCATCATGCTGCCAGAGGAGGCCAGACCGGTCGACTGA
- a CDS encoding LON peptidase substrate-binding domain-containing protein — MSVNHPYKDTSALPVVIPVFPLTRALLLPRGELPLNIFEPRYLAMVDDAIASQRVIGMIQPLPGQDEHEPTPALHKIGCAGRITRFSETGDGRYLISLTGIARFRIEDELPTTLAYRSCRVSYDDFLVDLEPGAGEANVDRTGMIRMLREFADGSQLDVDWTSIDAAPNEALVNALAMMSPFGASEKQALLEAVDLRSRAEILVALAELDLAQNSDDPPQFH, encoded by the coding sequence ATGAGCGTCAATCATCCCTATAAAGACACGAGCGCCCTGCCCGTCGTCATTCCCGTTTTCCCGCTGACGCGCGCGCTGCTGCTGCCGCGCGGCGAGCTGCCGCTCAACATATTCGAGCCGCGCTATCTGGCCATGGTCGACGACGCCATCGCCTCGCAGCGCGTCATCGGCATGATTCAGCCGCTGCCCGGCCAGGACGAGCACGAGCCGACGCCCGCGCTGCACAAGATCGGCTGCGCCGGCCGCATCACGCGCTTCTCCGAGACCGGCGACGGCCGCTATCTCATCTCGCTCACCGGCATAGCGCGCTTCCGCATAGAGGACGAGCTGCCGACGACGCTGGCCTATCGCAGCTGCCGGGTCAGCTATGACGATTTCCTCGTCGATCTCGAGCCCGGCGCCGGCGAGGCCAATGTCGATCGCACCGGAATGATCCGCATGCTGCGCGAGTTCGCCGACGGCTCGCAGCTCGACGTCGACTGGACCAGCATAGACGCCGCTCCCAATGAGGCGCTGGTCAATGCGCTCGCCATGATGAGCCCCTTCGGCGCCAGCGAGAAGCAGGCGCTGCTGGAGGCGGTCGATCTGCGCTCGCGCGCCGAGATTCTGGTCGCGCTGGCCGAGCTCGATCTGGCGCAGAACAGCGACGATCCGCCGCAATTTCATTAG